From a region of the Sander lucioperca isolate FBNREF2018 chromosome 8, SLUC_FBN_1.2, whole genome shotgun sequence genome:
- the LOC116046686 gene encoding olfactory receptor 1509-like, with product MKSNNSLNPLYFQFTLFADFGPLRYLFFSLCLLLYMTIVSANIVIILTVCLEKSLHQPMYIFICCLSFNSLYGSAGFFPRFLMDILSDTHLISRPLCFIQIYVIYTYASCELTILGIMAYDRFVAICQPLHYHSKMTFKMVTHLVIFAVLYPAFAVGFMLYLTVRLPLCGNKLNRIFCSNWPLVLLSCVDTTLNNIVGQSLVITIIFIPLFFVLYTYLRILLVCRRSSSEFRGKALQTCLPHIITFMTYSLSIFCELSLTRFEADKMNPIITVVLSLEYLMIPPINNPLVYGLSLPQIKGVIFRFFKIPAARM from the coding sequence ATGAAGAGCAACAACAGCCTGAATCCTTTGTATTTTCAGTTCACTCTGTTTGCAGACTTTGGGCCCCTCAGATATCTGTTCTTCAGTCTGTGTCTGTTGCTCTACATGACTATTGTCTCTGCTAACATTGTCATTATTCTGACAGTCTGTCTGGAGAAGTCTCTGCATCAGCCCATGTATATTTTTAtctgctgtctgtcttttaACTCTCTGTACGGCTCAGCCGGCTTCTTCCCCAGGTTTCTGATGGACATTCTGTCTGACACTCATTTGATCTCACGTCCATTATGTTTCATTCAGATATATGTTATTTACACCTATGCATCATGTGAGCTGACTATCCTCGGCATCATGGCCTACGATAGATTTGTTGCTATTTGCCAGCCTTTACACTATCACAgtaaaatgacatttaagatGGTAACACATCTTGTGATTTTTGCCGTGCTCTACCCTGCATTTGCTGTGGGTTTCATGCTGTATCTTACTGTTAGATTACCGTTGTGTGGCAACAAACTGAACAGAattttctgttccaactggcctTTGGTTCTGCTCTCCTGTGTGGACACAACTCTGAACAACATAGTAGGTCAGTCTCTTGTGATTACAATCATCTTCATCCCCCTGTTCTTTGTCCTGTACACCTATCTACGTATTCTGCTTGTTTGCAGGAGAAGCTCGTCTGAATTCAGAGGAAAGGCGTTACAGACCTGCCTGCCTCACATCATAACATTTATGACCTATTCTTTATCCATCTTCTGTGAGCTGTCATTGACTCGATTTGAGGCTGATAAAATGAATCCGATCATCACAGTTGTTTTATCTTTAGAGTATTTGATGATCCCCCCCATTAATAACCCTCTAGTTTATGGCCTGAGTCTGCCTCAAATCAAAGGAGtgatttttagattttttaagATTCCTGCTGCAAGAatgtaa